In Paenibacillus sp. FSL R7-0345, a single window of DNA contains:
- a CDS encoding nucleotidyltransferase domain-containing protein, which produces MYPHHQKAIEAISSKLQAREEVLGVIIGGSVAHGYASETSDIDIMIVLSEEDYQQALRTGEIGYFETESTPYEGGYVDGKCLSADYIRKVAEAGSEPAKYAFKDAFVAYSRINGLEELIRAASCYPAENKEENMQKFYAQLETWKWYFYEGLKRDNQLLMDYSRTNYAMFAGRLILAYNNRLFPSYKWLLKELELSEAKPDNFMELLEAVATLKTPDSIERLYESVTGFHNWYTSNEHWTVRFMLDSQLNWVDGMVPVLDI; this is translated from the coding sequence GTGTATCCTCACCATCAAAAGGCAATTGAAGCCATCAGCAGTAAGCTGCAGGCCAGAGAAGAAGTGCTCGGCGTCATTATTGGCGGCTCCGTCGCGCACGGATATGCAAGTGAAACCTCGGATATTGACATCATGATTGTACTTTCTGAGGAAGACTACCAGCAGGCATTGAGGACCGGAGAGATCGGTTATTTTGAAACAGAATCCACACCGTATGAAGGCGGTTACGTAGATGGTAAATGCTTGTCGGCAGACTATATCAGAAAGGTTGCGGAAGCCGGAAGCGAACCTGCCAAATATGCGTTTAAAGATGCCTTTGTTGCCTATTCCAGAATCAACGGACTTGAAGAGCTGATCCGGGCAGCTTCCTGCTATCCTGCAGAGAACAAAGAAGAGAATATGCAGAAGTTCTACGCTCAGCTCGAGACGTGGAAATGGTATTTTTACGAAGGCTTAAAAAGAGATAACCAGCTGCTGATGGATTATTCCCGTACCAACTATGCCATGTTCGCCGGACGGCTGATCTTAGCCTATAATAACAGGCTGTTCCCCTCCTACAAATGGCTGCTCAAGGAGCTGGAGCTGTCAGAGGCTAAGCCAGACAATTTCATGGAGCTGCTGGAGGCTGTTGCTACGCTTAAGACCCCGGACTCCATCGAGCGCTTGTATGAGAGTGTTACTGGATTTCATAACTGGTATACATCTAACGAGCATTGGACTGTGAGATTTATGCTGGACAGCCAGCTGAACTGGGTAGACGGCATGGTGCCAGTTCTTGATATTTAA
- a CDS encoding pentapeptide repeat-containing protein, with product MYAEQQQSGILAFLEAEFENCLMSGADFYNMNLEQASFSNTNLSGSLFTDSNMSGSRFTNLNLTHSLLGDLRLTGSRMIGCDLSGVDIKHCNTEGLTIDGIPLQELLAAYNKMNA from the coding sequence ATATACGCAGAGCAACAGCAGTCCGGGATACTGGCTTTTCTGGAAGCGGAGTTTGAGAACTGCCTGATGAGCGGGGCGGATTTTTACAATATGAACCTGGAGCAGGCCAGCTTCAGCAACACTAATTTATCCGGCAGCTTATTTACTGACAGCAATATGAGCGGTTCCAGATTCACCAACCTGAATCTTACCCATTCACTCCTCGGCGATCTGAGATTAACAGGAAGCCGGATGATCGGCTGCGACCTTTCAGGTGTGGATATCAAGCACTGCAACACAGAAGGTCTGACCATCGATGGAATTCCATTGCAGGAACTGCTGGCTGCTTATAATAAGATGAATGCCTAG
- a CDS encoding copper amine oxidase N-terminal domain-containing protein, giving the protein MIRKLLLLSTVGLMLLSGSAPGAASAKSSTEEVRYYVTYSSDSGISGSSLGTAIIKNGVSYLPANIVNSLGIEMTWDKTRTRASFSGWEKSFAVRLGSTHGVLDNVSMDIGGTPFLVQDVLYLPAKFLVKALEGGSVRWDAKTRSLLANGLHMYRGYSETYKGTRYSVSLDTGDLYISTGKDSKRKLAHLGRGLDVVDFTFENTPGGLTVLQVRNSYGEPHLYAEYYTYLLKNGALLRQAHTDFHTTFDEPALWSEGRLLLNDGQTLRLIEDGTGAVKETIDLPKLMGTSVTRDVYYNVEAFYPDVALIRPGDTAFLTAVDRSTGTQTLLYEQLPAADSKWILDQWDSMFPGDDLRFEGRNGNELTIRAYNLGPENKNIQFIYTLPAPQ; this is encoded by the coding sequence ATGATCAGAAAACTGCTGCTCTTGTCCACTGTCGGGCTTATGCTCTTATCAGGCTCTGCACCTGGCGCCGCATCTGCTAAATCAAGCACTGAGGAAGTCAGATATTATGTGACTTATAGCAGTGACAGCGGCATATCAGGAAGCTCATTAGGTACGGCTATCATTAAGAACGGGGTATCCTATCTGCCTGCTAATATCGTTAATAGTCTCGGAATCGAAATGACTTGGGACAAGACCCGCACACGCGCTTCATTCAGCGGCTGGGAGAAAAGCTTTGCTGTGCGGCTAGGCAGCACACATGGCGTACTGGATAACGTCAGTATGGACATCGGCGGTACTCCCTTCCTTGTCCAGGACGTACTGTATCTGCCTGCCAAGTTCCTGGTTAAGGCACTGGAAGGCGGCAGCGTCCGCTGGGATGCCAAAACCCGCAGCCTGCTGGCCAACGGTCTCCATATGTACCGGGGTTACTCAGAAACCTACAAAGGAACACGTTACTCCGTCTCGCTTGATACCGGTGACCTGTACATCTCAACCGGCAAAGATAGTAAACGTAAGCTCGCCCATCTGGGCAGGGGGCTGGATGTTGTGGATTTCACCTTCGAGAATACACCAGGCGGATTGACTGTATTGCAGGTCAGAAACTCTTACGGTGAACCGCATCTCTATGCGGAGTACTATACCTATCTGCTTAAAAACGGGGCACTTCTTCGTCAGGCACATACTGATTTTCATACCACCTTTGACGAGCCGGCTCTCTGGTCCGAGGGCAGACTGCTGCTGAATGACGGGCAGACCCTGCGTCTGATCGAGGACGGTACCGGTGCTGTAAAAGAAACCATCGACCTGCCTAAATTAATGGGGACCAGCGTAACGCGGGATGTTTATTACAATGTGGAGGCTTTTTATCCTGATGTTGCTCTGATCCGGCCGGGTGATACTGCCTTTTTGACTGCTGTTGACCGTTCCACCGGTACCCAGACGCTCTTATATGAGCAATTACCTGCAGCCGACAGCAAATGGATATTGGATCAGTGGGACTCCATGTTCCCCGGTGATGATCTGCGGTTTGAAGGCCGCAACGGCAATGAGCTAACCATACGCGCTTACAACTTAGGGCCTGAGAATAAGAATATACAATTTATCTATACCCTGCCTGCACCGCAATAA
- a CDS encoding alpha/beta hydrolase, translated as MPYCQVENANIYYEEMGTGKPIIMIHGFSPDHRLMSGCMEPIFEKIPGWRRIYLDLPGMGQTKDYDRIGNSDDMLEAVIQFIETLVPNQDYLIAGESYGGYITRGVINKHKDRIGGAALICPMIIPEHKRRVVPGHLVVHYDREFLDTLSEEQINDFSANQVVLNEYNWKRYSEEIVAGCKIADYDFLSKLQRNYGFSANIDGLVFNKPTLFTLGRQDAVVGYKDAFSILDNYPRATFAVLDRAGHNLQIEQAQLFESLMYEWLERVAESGF; from the coding sequence ATGCCATATTGTCAAGTTGAGAACGCCAATATATATTACGAGGAAATGGGTACAGGCAAACCGATTATTATGATCCATGGTTTTTCACCAGACCATCGCCTAATGAGTGGATGTATGGAACCGATATTTGAAAAGATCCCCGGTTGGCGCCGTATTTATCTTGACCTGCCTGGAATGGGGCAAACAAAGGATTACGATCGGATAGGTAATTCAGATGATATGCTGGAGGCGGTTATTCAATTTATTGAAACGCTTGTCCCAAACCAAGATTATCTCATAGCAGGCGAATCATACGGTGGATATATTACAAGAGGAGTTATTAATAAACATAAAGATCGTATTGGTGGTGCTGCACTCATTTGTCCAATGATTATTCCTGAACACAAAAGAAGAGTAGTTCCCGGGCATTTGGTTGTTCATTATGATCGCGAATTTCTGGACACCTTAAGTGAGGAGCAAATAAATGATTTTAGCGCAAATCAAGTCGTTCTTAATGAATATAATTGGAAAAGGTATTCAGAAGAGATCGTTGCAGGCTGTAAGATCGCTGACTACGATTTTCTTAGCAAGCTTCAAAGAAACTATGGATTTTCGGCCAATATAGATGGACTGGTTTTTAATAAACCAACATTATTTACTCTCGGGCGGCAAGATGCAGTCGTTGGTTACAAAGATGCTTTTAGCATTTTAGACAATTATCCTAGAGCAACCTTTGCCGTTCTAGATCGGGCAGGCCATAATCTGCAGATTGAACAGGCTCAATTATTTGAGTCTCTTATGTATGAATGGCTTGAAAGAGTAGCAGAGTCTGGATTTTAA
- a CDS encoding S8 family peptidase, with amino-acid sequence MSELGWIRHHAAKINKPLKRRLHQHSRSSDRTRKPVPVIVQFKHKLTPARMEALRKHLGEHPFPVKHQLNLLNAVSAQVSVKCLERICSCGEVGKVYLDGVKKASLNIATPSIGSAALQQTRGVTGKGVHIAIIDTGVYPHPDLTRPVNRIIAFKDFINHRKKPYDDNGHGTHISGDAAGNGWSSKGKYKGPAPKAGIVGVKVLDQYGEGFDSTIIKGIEWCIANRKRLKLRILSMSFGGPAAASPEEDLLVQAAEKAVKAGLTVVISAGNSGPAPRTIDSPGVSPSAITVGAVNDRRTVTQADDRITFYSSRGPAPGGKVKPDIVAPGEMVISLLAPGSRLARQQPGLKVGKCYIKLSGTSISTPIVSGAAAQLLQLRPCLTPRQVKAALKRNAFPLKLKPNTAGSGEVNMRFLDCRKKQK; translated from the coding sequence ATGAGTGAATTAGGGTGGATACGGCATCATGCCGCCAAAATTAACAAGCCGTTAAAACGCAGACTACACCAGCATTCCAGAAGCTCAGATAGAACACGCAAACCGGTTCCGGTCATTGTTCAGTTCAAGCACAAGCTGACCCCTGCCCGTATGGAAGCCCTGCGGAAGCATTTAGGGGAGCATCCCTTTCCTGTAAAGCACCAGCTCAACCTGTTGAATGCCGTATCGGCACAGGTTTCCGTGAAATGTCTGGAGCGGATCTGCAGCTGCGGGGAAGTCGGCAAAGTGTATCTGGACGGTGTAAAAAAAGCTTCGCTGAACATCGCAACGCCTTCAATCGGATCAGCGGCCCTTCAGCAGACACGCGGTGTTACCGGAAAAGGGGTCCATATCGCCATTATTGATACAGGTGTGTATCCTCATCCTGACCTGACCCGGCCGGTCAACCGGATTATCGCTTTTAAAGATTTCATCAATCACCGAAAAAAGCCATACGATGATAACGGTCACGGTACACATATCAGCGGCGATGCGGCAGGGAACGGATGGTCAAGCAAGGGGAAATACAAGGGGCCTGCCCCGAAAGCAGGTATAGTAGGAGTGAAGGTATTAGACCAATACGGCGAAGGCTTCGACTCTACCATCATAAAAGGGATAGAATGGTGCATCGCCAACAGAAAGCGGCTTAAGCTGCGTATCCTGTCCATGTCCTTCGGCGGGCCTGCAGCGGCTTCGCCGGAAGAAGACCTGCTGGTTCAGGCAGCGGAAAAAGCAGTCAAAGCCGGATTAACGGTCGTCATCTCGGCCGGCAACAGCGGTCCGGCTCCCCGCACAATAGATTCGCCGGGAGTCAGCCCCTCGGCGATCACGGTCGGTGCCGTGAATGACCGGCGGACGGTTACCCAGGCAGATGACCGGATTACGTTCTATTCCAGCCGCGGGCCAGCCCCTGGAGGTAAAGTAAAACCTGATATCGTGGCACCAGGGGAAATGGTCATTTCCCTCCTCGCACCCGGTTCCAGGCTGGCGCGCCAGCAGCCCGGGCTGAAGGTGGGCAAATGTTACATCAAGCTGTCCGGTACCTCGATATCTACGCCGATTGTTTCAGGCGCAGCCGCCCAGCTGCTGCAGCTTCGTCCCTGTCTGACCCCGCGCCAGGTTAAGGCTGCATTGAAGCGTAACGCTTTCCCGCTCAAGCTGAAGCCAAACACCGCGGGCAGCGGCGAAGTGAATATGCGGTTTCTGGACTGCCGCAAGAAGCAGAAATAG
- a CDS encoding NAD(P)/FAD-dependent oxidoreductase, with amino-acid sequence MSLEALNERVKTDLSYLAYGGADWVRPLEHPEGHVYDVVIVGGGQSGLGAAFGLLRERISNILVIDENKEGREGPWETYARMVTLRTPKHLTSIDLGIPSLTFRAWWEAENGPGSWEAVDKIPRGDWMNYLRWYRRVLSLPVINEVTLKLIEPGGDGVHRLHIDGAGAPSSRLLARKVVLATGIQGGGEWHVPPMIAAGLPEHLYAHTSQAIDFAALAGRRIAILGGGASAFDNANYALSEGAAEAHVFVRREQLPNVNPIRQMELSGMIERFHTLADEDKYGVISHFFKFNQPPTNDTFARAAGWPGFRLHLGSPWLRVEAAGDQAVVTTPKGEHTFDFLIVSTGLLSDPALRPELRLVERHIARWNDRYQAPPDTANPLLDAHPYLSPGFALQSRDEAGEGLLHGLFVFNYSALASNGLSASAISGMRNAIPKLVGGVADQLFTDDREAVLHSFYHYGDVEFTGEWQPAKV; translated from the coding sequence ATGAGCCTGGAAGCTTTGAATGAGCGAGTGAAAACCGATCTTTCCTATCTGGCCTACGGCGGAGCGGACTGGGTACGTCCCTTGGAGCATCCCGAAGGGCATGTGTATGATGTTGTCATTGTCGGCGGCGGGCAGAGCGGGCTTGGAGCAGCTTTTGGACTGCTGCGGGAGCGGATTTCCAATATTCTTGTTATCGATGAGAACAAGGAGGGGCGTGAAGGGCCGTGGGAGACCTATGCCCGGATGGTTACGCTGCGCACTCCCAAGCACCTGACATCCATTGATCTCGGCATACCGTCGCTGACCTTCCGCGCCTGGTGGGAGGCTGAGAACGGCCCCGGGAGCTGGGAAGCCGTTGATAAAATCCCGCGCGGTGACTGGATGAACTACCTGCGCTGGTACCGCCGGGTACTTAGCCTGCCGGTCATCAATGAAGTGACGCTGAAGCTGATCGAGCCCGGCGGGGACGGCGTGCACCGGCTGCACATTGACGGAGCAGGCGCTCCGTCAAGCCGGCTTCTCGCGCGTAAGGTGGTGCTGGCGACAGGCATCCAAGGCGGGGGCGAATGGCATGTGCCGCCGATGATTGCAGCAGGTCTGCCGGAGCACCTGTATGCACATACATCTCAAGCTATTGATTTTGCTGCCCTGGCCGGCCGGAGGATCGCCATTCTCGGTGGAGGTGCATCGGCCTTTGACAACGCCAACTATGCACTGTCGGAAGGAGCTGCAGAGGCTCATGTGTTCGTCCGCCGCGAACAGCTGCCGAATGTGAATCCGATCCGCCAGATGGAGCTGTCGGGGATGATCGAAAGGTTCCATACGCTGGCCGATGAGGACAAATACGGGGTCATCTCGCATTTCTTCAAATTCAATCAGCCCCCGACGAACGACACCTTTGCCCGCGCGGCGGGATGGCCGGGATTCCGGCTCCACCTCGGCTCCCCTTGGCTAAGGGTGGAAGCGGCAGGCGATCAGGCCGTGGTCACCACGCCTAAAGGTGAGCACACCTTTGACTTCCTGATCGTAAGCACAGGATTGCTCAGCGACCCCGCATTGCGCCCGGAGCTGCGGCTGGTCGAGCGCCATATTGCGCGCTGGAACGACCGCTATCAGGCTCCGCCGGATACGGCCAATCCGCTGCTTGACGCGCACCCTTATCTCAGCCCGGGCTTTGCGCTGCAAAGCCGTGATGAGGCAGGCGAGGGTCTGCTGCATGGATTGTTCGTTTTCAATTATTCCGCGCTGGCCAGTAACGGCTTGTCAGCCTCGGCAATCTCAGGGATGAGGAACGCGATTCCGAAGCTGGTAGGCGGTGTAGCGGATCAGCTGTTTACGGATGACCGGGAAGCGGTTCTGCACTCTTTTTACCATTATGGTGACGTTGAGTTTACCGGGGAGTGGCAGCCTGCCAAGGTCTGA
- a CDS encoding UbiD family decarboxylase, with the protein MTYRNLEECITDLEKHGHLIRITEEVDPHLEMAAIHMKVYEAGGPALLFEKVKGSKYRAVSNLFGTIERSKFIFRDTWESSQEVIALRDDPMKALKAPFKYVGTGLAARKALPLKLPGGLPSGFEEIQISDLPQIKHWQGDGGAFVTLPQVYSEDPDKPGIMNSNLGMYRIQLSGNDYEINKEVGVHYQIHRGIGIHQSHAVKRGEPLKVSCFIGGPPAHTLSAVMPLPEGLSEMTFAGLIGGRHFRYSYVDGFCVSADADFVITGEIHPGDTKPEGPFGDHLGYYSLTHPFPVMKVHKVYAKKGAIFPFTVVGRPPQEDTAFGELIHELTGSAIKNEVPGVKEVHAVDAAGVHPLLFAIGSERYTPYQQLKQPAELLTIANRVLGTGQLSLAKYLFITAEEDRPVSTHDIPDFLMYILERINLHRDIHFQTNTTIDTLDYSGTGINTGSKVVFAAVGDKKRNLCTEVPVALTSVEGFGEAKLVLPGIVALQAPAFTTYEDTELEMQRLSAAVEAKGPLAECPMIILCDDSGFISEELNNFLWATFTRSNPSHDIYGVNSRTVHKHWSCDNVIIDARVKPHQAPPLIPDPDVQRNIERVFAQGGSLSGIRK; encoded by the coding sequence ATGACATACCGCAATTTGGAAGAATGCATTACTGACCTGGAAAAGCACGGGCATCTGATCCGGATCACCGAGGAAGTCGATCCCCATCTTGAGATGGCAGCCATTCATATGAAGGTGTATGAGGCAGGCGGACCCGCATTATTATTCGAAAAGGTAAAAGGCTCCAAATACCGAGCTGTGTCCAACCTGTTCGGGACGATCGAGCGGAGCAAGTTTATTTTCCGGGATACATGGGAATCTTCCCAGGAGGTTATAGCTTTGCGGGATGATCCCATGAAGGCGCTGAAGGCGCCGTTCAAATATGTCGGCACAGGGCTGGCTGCCCGAAAGGCGCTTCCGCTCAAGCTGCCCGGCGGACTGCCGTCAGGCTTCGAGGAGATTCAAATCTCCGATCTGCCGCAGATTAAGCACTGGCAGGGAGACGGCGGAGCTTTTGTAACGCTGCCGCAGGTCTATTCGGAGGACCCGGACAAGCCGGGGATCATGAATTCCAATCTCGGGATGTACCGGATCCAGCTCAGCGGCAATGATTATGAGATTAACAAAGAGGTCGGAGTCCATTACCAGATCCACCGCGGCATCGGCATCCACCAGAGCCATGCGGTCAAGCGGGGCGAGCCGCTCAAGGTCAGCTGCTTCATCGGCGGACCTCCGGCACATACACTCTCTGCTGTTATGCCGCTGCCGGAAGGCCTCAGCGAGATGACCTTTGCCGGCCTGATCGGCGGACGCCATTTCCGCTACAGCTATGTTGACGGCTTCTGCGTCAGCGCGGATGCGGATTTTGTGATTACGGGCGAGATCCATCCCGGGGATACGAAGCCGGAAGGACCGTTCGGCGACCACCTGGGCTATTACAGTCTGACCCATCCGTTTCCGGTGATGAAGGTGCATAAGGTGTATGCCAAAAAAGGCGCAATCTTTCCCTTCACCGTTGTCGGACGGCCTCCGCAGGAGGATACGGCCTTCGGCGAGCTGATTCATGAGCTGACTGGCAGTGCGATCAAGAACGAGGTGCCGGGGGTAAAGGAGGTGCATGCCGTCGATGCAGCCGGCGTTCATCCGCTGCTGTTCGCGATCGGCAGTGAGCGATATACGCCTTATCAGCAGCTGAAGCAGCCGGCCGAGCTGCTGACGATTGCGAACCGGGTGCTGGGTACGGGCCAGCTTAGCCTGGCCAAATATCTGTTCATTACCGCCGAGGAAGACCGGCCGGTGAGTACGCATGATATCCCGGACTTCCTGATGTACATTCTGGAGCGGATCAATCTGCACCGGGACATTCATTTTCAGACGAATACGACGATTGATACGCTGGACTACTCGGGAACGGGGATCAATACGGGGAGTAAGGTTGTTTTTGCAGCTGTAGGGGATAAGAAAAGAAACCTGTGCACAGAGGTGCCGGTGGCTCTGACATCTGTGGAAGGCTTCGGTGAAGCCAAGCTGGTGCTTCCGGGGATTGTGGCCCTGCAGGCCCCGGCCTTCACCACCTATGAGGATACGGAGCTGGAAATGCAACGTTTGAGTGCTGCTGTCGAAGCTAAGGGCCCGCTTGCGGAGTGCCCGATGATCATCCTATGCGATGACAGTGGCTTTATCAGCGAAGAGCTGAACAATTTCCTGTGGGCGACCTTTACGCGCAGTAACCCTTCGCATGATATCTACGGTGTGAACAGCAGAACCGTGCACAAGCACTGGTCTTGCGACAACGTGATCATCGATGCCCGCGTGAAGCCGCATCAGGCGCCGCCGCTCATTCCAGATCCGGATGTGCAGCGCAATATTGAACGGGTGTTTGCGCAGGGCGGAAGCCTCAGCGGCATCCGCAAGTAA
- a CDS encoding GNAT family N-acetyltransferase: MDGSVGASNNYRYEVNTLEVLETERLILRRFKPEDARDLYEYLSREEVVKFEPYGVHNEAQCEAEALRRSGDPAFWAVCLKESGKLIGNLYFQQQQQQPVSFRTWELGYVFNSGFHGCGYAAEACRRLLDYGFTDLQIRRVTARCNPDNAPSWRLLERLKLRREGFFRETGYFKHDEHGEPKWHDTFAYGMLGSEWFSMAEEPVQ; the protein is encoded by the coding sequence ATGGATGGTAGTGTTGGTGCGTCCAATAACTATCGTTATGAGGTGAATACATTGGAAGTATTGGAGACAGAGCGGCTTATATTACGGCGATTTAAGCCTGAGGATGCCAGGGATTTGTATGAGTACCTTTCCAGGGAAGAGGTTGTGAAATTTGAGCCATACGGTGTACATAATGAAGCCCAGTGTGAGGCTGAGGCGCTGCGGCGTTCAGGTGATCCGGCGTTTTGGGCCGTCTGCCTGAAGGAATCGGGCAAGCTGATCGGCAACCTCTACTTTCAGCAGCAGCAGCAGCAGCCTGTCTCTTTCCGGACCTGGGAGCTTGGTTATGTGTTTAACAGCGGGTTTCACGGCTGCGGGTATGCGGCGGAAGCCTGCCGGCGGCTGCTGGATTACGGATTCACCGATTTGCAGATACGGCGAGTAACGGCTCGTTGTAATCCGGATAATGCACCGTCATGGCGGCTGCTTGAACGGCTGAAGCTGCGGAGAGAAGGCTTCTTCCGTGAGACCGGTTATTTTAAGCATGATGAGCACGGTGAACCCAAATGGCATGATACCTTTGCATACGGCATGCTTGGGAGTGAGTGGTTCAGTATGGCTGAGGAGCCGGTACAATAA
- a CDS encoding YafY family protein has product MKVNRLLGIVVYLLNRDVVSARALAEKFDVSPRTIQRDMDSIGGAGIPVGSILGKNGGYYILDSYKMNRQLLQSEDYMYILTALKGLVSGYNSRRAEETVEKMISLSPAGLSSEQPFRLQLDTLREGSGTIHSVEVIEEAIRSRTAVQFQYTDAQQSVSSRYVEPLLLSYRWHAWYLFAYCCGREDYRLFRLSRIREIRNTGHTFIHSHGNAEQLLAAHQDVRPCISIKLACPAGRRVQLEEAFPNARVVEEHGSELILQFSVPETESGWFGILLLNAGSCTVLEPETLRRRLQSHARMIVQQYEE; this is encoded by the coding sequence ATGAAGGTAAACAGGCTGCTGGGCATAGTGGTATACCTGCTTAACAGGGACGTGGTCAGTGCACGTGCCCTGGCTGAGAAATTTGATGTTTCTCCGCGTACGATTCAGCGTGATATGGACTCGATTGGCGGGGCGGGCATCCCGGTAGGCTCCATACTGGGCAAAAACGGCGGCTATTATATACTGGACAGCTACAAAATGAACAGGCAGCTGCTCCAGTCAGAGGATTACATGTACATTCTGACCGCGTTAAAGGGGCTGGTCTCAGGCTATAACAGCAGGCGGGCAGAGGAAACAGTAGAAAAAATGATCTCCCTGTCCCCGGCGGGGCTTTCGTCTGAGCAGCCGTTCCGGCTGCAGCTGGATACGCTGCGTGAAGGCAGCGGAACCATACATTCAGTCGAAGTTATTGAAGAGGCGATCCGCAGCCGGACTGCGGTCCAGTTTCAGTACACAGATGCGCAGCAGTCTGTTTCCAGCCGTTATGTGGAGCCCTTGCTTTTGTCATACAGATGGCATGCCTGGTATCTGTTTGCCTATTGCTGCGGACGTGAGGATTACCGGCTGTTCCGTTTGTCGAGGATCAGGGAAATCCGGAATACCGGTCATACCTTTATTCATAGTCACGGAAACGCGGAGCAGCTGCTTGCTGCCCATCAGGATGTGCGGCCCTGCATCAGCATCAAGCTTGCCTGTCCTGCCGGAAGGAGGGTTCAGCTGGAAGAAGCTTTTCCGAATGCCAGAGTAGTTGAAGAACACGGTTCTGAGCTGATCCTGCAATTCAGTGTGCCTGAGACGGAAAGCGGCTGGTTCGGAATCCTGCTGCTGAACGCCGGTTCCTGTACCGTGCTGGAGCCTGAGACGCTGCGCCGGCGGCTGCAGAGCCATGCCCGGATGATTGTGCAGCAATATGAGGAATGA
- a CDS encoding GNAT family protein gives MNLGITDPYTCCPVYETGSFSLRLVQMDDAADLLRCYSDPDSHPLFNSDNCHSDFRMTTLEEMGRCIEAWLGEYKTRAYVRFSIVERKSERAIGTIEFFTRKLVQGDEKGEAGILRLDLASEYEQADVLSEMIELVELQFPQHFTFSGVLTKAVPQAVHRVAVLQRLGYHKLERSRELPFGDYYIKYKQELYQ, from the coding sequence ATGAACCTTGGCATTACAGACCCTTATACCTGTTGTCCCGTATATGAAACCGGAAGCTTCAGCCTAAGGCTGGTCCAGATGGACGATGCTGCAGATTTGCTTAGATGCTATAGTGATCCCGATTCCCATCCTCTGTTCAACAGCGACAATTGCCATTCCGATTTCAGGATGACCACGCTTGAGGAAATGGGGCGTTGTATCGAAGCCTGGCTGGGAGAATATAAGACACGGGCCTATGTGCGGTTCAGTATTGTCGAACGGAAGTCAGAGCGGGCAATCGGTACCATCGAATTTTTCACAAGGAAGCTTGTGCAGGGGGATGAAAAGGGTGAGGCCGGTATTCTGAGACTGGATCTGGCCTCTGAGTATGAGCAGGCTGATGTTTTGTCTGAAATGATAGAGCTGGTAGAGCTGCAGTTTCCGCAGCATTTCACCTTCAGCGGCGTGTTAACCAAGGCGGTTCCGCAGGCGGTGCACCGGGTCGCAGTGCTTCAGAGACTGGGCTACCATAAGCTGGAGAGAAGCAGAGAGCTGCCTTTCGGGGATTATTACATAAAATATAAGCAAGAACTCTATCAATAA